A region from the Curtobacterium sp. MCBA15_012 genome encodes:
- a CDS encoding NADH:flavin oxidoreductase/NADH oxidase codes for MTHALFEPITIRDLTVRNRLWVSPMCQYSVERQDGVPTTWHLVHLGGFAKGGAGAVVVEAAGVVPEGRISPQDVGLWNDEQRDAFRPIVDFVHEQGAAIGVQLAHAGRKASTHRPWSTTQGSVPVSEGGWTTVAPSAVAFGEYAAPRELEVEDVRVVALAFAAAARRAVEAGFDLVELHAAHGYLLHQFLSPLSNHRTDAYGGSLENRARALLEVVDAVRAEVGEGFPVVVRFSATDWTDGGLTLDETIQVARWAAEHGADLADVSTGGNVPSAAIRVGPGYQVPFAEAVRRGAGIGTIAVGMISTAFQAEQVVATGQADVVMVGREFLRDPAFALRAAAELGVSLDYEPQQYHRARVTA; via the coding sequence GTGACGCACGCCCTGTTCGAACCGATCACCATCCGCGACCTCACCGTCCGGAACCGTCTCTGGGTCTCGCCGATGTGCCAGTACTCGGTCGAGCGGCAGGACGGCGTCCCGACCACGTGGCACCTCGTGCACCTCGGCGGGTTCGCGAAGGGCGGCGCCGGTGCGGTCGTGGTCGAGGCGGCCGGTGTCGTCCCCGAGGGCCGGATCAGCCCCCAGGACGTCGGCCTCTGGAACGACGAGCAGCGCGACGCGTTCCGCCCGATCGTCGACTTCGTGCACGAGCAGGGCGCCGCGATCGGCGTGCAGCTCGCCCACGCGGGCCGCAAGGCCTCGACCCACCGCCCCTGGTCGACGACGCAGGGCAGCGTCCCGGTGTCCGAGGGCGGCTGGACCACGGTCGCGCCGTCCGCCGTCGCGTTCGGCGAGTACGCCGCACCCCGCGAGCTCGAGGTCGAGGACGTCCGCGTCGTCGCGCTCGCCTTCGCCGCCGCGGCCCGACGCGCGGTCGAGGCCGGGTTCGACCTGGTCGAGCTGCACGCCGCTCACGGCTACCTGCTCCACCAGTTCCTCTCGCCGCTGAGCAACCACCGCACCGACGCGTACGGCGGCTCGCTCGAGAACCGCGCCCGCGCCCTGCTCGAGGTCGTCGACGCCGTCCGCGCCGAGGTCGGCGAGGGGTTCCCGGTCGTCGTGCGCTTCTCGGCGACCGACTGGACCGACGGCGGGCTGACGCTCGACGAGACGATCCAGGTGGCCCGCTGGGCGGCCGAGCACGGCGCCGACCTGGCCGACGTCTCCACCGGCGGCAACGTGCCGAGCGCCGCGATCCGGGTCGGCCCCGGCTACCAGGTCCCGTTCGCCGAGGCCGTCCGTCGGGGTGCGGGCATCGGCACGATCGCGGTCGGCATGATCTCGACGGCGTTCCAGGCCGAGCAGGTCGTCGCGACCGGACAGGCCGACGTCGTGATGGTCGGTCGCGAGTTCCTCCGCGACCCGGCGTTCGCGCTCCGTGCCGCCGCCGAGCTCGGGGTGTCGCTCGACTACGAGCCGCAGCAGTACCACCGCGCACGCGTCACGGCCTAG
- a CDS encoding hemolysin family protein, with the protein MSPVDVVMLVGGILLTLGTGVFVASEFALVNLDRAEVEARRDRGESGLTPVISALKVTSTHLSSAQLGITLTTLLTGYLLEPSIATLLEAPFLAAQLPEAVVETVGSIVALVIATLLSMILGELVPKNFALALPLQTARLVVPLQIGFTTVFKPAVAVLNGTANAVLRSMGIEPQEELSGARSAEELSSLLRRSASEGSLEQDTATLLQRTIAFSELDASDVMTPRPRVSTIRVSESAEDVIALARRTGFSRFPVIEEDADDVVGIVHVKQAVAVPREKRPEVPVGALMTEAERVPETMPGDTLLAEVRGRGYQMVIVVDEYGGTAGVVTLEDLVEEIVGEVSDEHDRARIDVVRSRGWLTFPGLLRPDELEDRAGVTVPEDGPYETVGGFVMATLGRLPVVGDEVVLEDGVFRVERLDGRRVDRIRWTPNTPPVDPTPTGSTGTTGPATGSTPTSGTATAGSGQRPATGIIIPATKERTR; encoded by the coding sequence ATGAGTCCCGTCGACGTCGTGATGCTGGTCGGCGGCATCCTGCTGACGCTCGGCACCGGCGTGTTCGTCGCGTCCGAGTTCGCCCTCGTGAACCTCGACCGTGCCGAGGTCGAGGCCCGTCGTGACCGCGGCGAGTCCGGCCTGACCCCGGTCATCAGCGCCCTCAAGGTCACGTCGACGCACCTGTCGAGCGCCCAGCTCGGCATCACGCTGACGACGCTGCTCACCGGCTACCTGCTCGAGCCGTCGATCGCGACCCTGCTCGAGGCGCCGTTCCTCGCGGCCCAGCTCCCCGAGGCGGTCGTCGAGACCGTCGGGTCGATCGTCGCGCTGGTCATCGCGACCCTGCTGTCGATGATCCTCGGCGAGCTCGTGCCGAAGAACTTCGCGCTCGCGCTGCCCCTGCAGACCGCGCGGCTCGTCGTCCCGCTGCAGATCGGCTTCACGACCGTGTTCAAGCCGGCCGTCGCCGTGCTGAACGGCACCGCGAACGCCGTGCTCCGGTCGATGGGCATCGAGCCACAGGAGGAGCTCTCCGGCGCCCGGAGCGCCGAGGAGCTCAGCTCGCTGCTGCGCCGGTCCGCGTCCGAGGGCTCGCTCGAGCAGGACACCGCCACGCTCCTCCAGCGCACCATCGCCTTCTCGGAGCTCGACGCGAGCGACGTCATGACGCCCCGCCCCCGCGTCTCGACGATCCGCGTGTCCGAGTCCGCCGAGGACGTCATCGCCCTCGCCCGCCGCACCGGGTTCAGCCGCTTCCCCGTCATCGAGGAGGACGCCGACGACGTCGTCGGCATCGTGCACGTCAAGCAGGCCGTCGCCGTCCCGCGCGAGAAGCGTCCCGAGGTGCCGGTCGGCGCCCTCATGACCGAGGCCGAGCGCGTCCCCGAGACGATGCCCGGTGACACGTTGCTCGCCGAGGTCCGCGGCCGCGGCTACCAGATGGTCATCGTCGTCGACGAGTACGGCGGCACCGCCGGCGTCGTCACGCTCGAGGACCTCGTCGAGGAGATCGTCGGCGAGGTGTCGGACGAGCACGACCGCGCCCGCATCGACGTCGTCCGCTCGCGCGGCTGGCTGACCTTCCCCGGGCTGCTCCGCCCCGACGAGCTCGAGGACCGCGCCGGGGTGACCGTGCCCGAGGACGGCCCGTACGAGACCGTCGGCGGCTTCGTGATGGCGACCCTCGGTCGCCTGCCCGTCGTCGGCGACGAGGTCGTGCTCGAGGACGGCGTCTTCCGCGTCGAACGCCTCGACGGCCGCCGCGTCGACCGGATCCGGTGGACCCCGAACACGCCGCCGGTCGACCCCACGCCCACCGGCAGCACGGGCACCACCGGCCCGGCCACCGGCAGCACGCCGACCAGCGGCACTGCGACCGCCGGCTCCGGCCAGCGTCCCGCGACCGGCATCATCATCCCCGCCACGAAGGAGCGCACCCGATGA
- a CDS encoding hemolysin family protein, with protein sequence MSAAVSSGVVLAAGESASAGSDWWGIFWLVVLLLGNAYFVAAEFAVISARRSQIEPRAEAGSKAAQMTLWAMEHATRMLATTQLGITVCSLLILNVSEPAIHHLLEVPLGLTGWSVEVIGIVAFVFTLLLVSFLHVVFGEMVPKNISFSMPDRAALVLVPTLWYIGHGLHWVVVGLNSVANGVLRLFKVEPKDEAVSAFTVEEVQTIVEQSRREGTLTDDGKLAMAFEFTEKKVKDVAVPMAELVTLPDTATPEDVERAVAQRGFSRYVLVGDDGDPTGYVHVKDVIDLRPDEFDVPVPPKRIRQLISLYTEMDLEDALATMRAAGRHVARAFDADGRTTGVLFLEDILEELVGTVEDATRRR encoded by the coding sequence ATGAGCGCCGCAGTGTCCAGCGGGGTCGTCCTCGCCGCCGGGGAGTCCGCCTCCGCCGGGTCCGACTGGTGGGGCATCTTCTGGCTCGTCGTCCTGCTGCTCGGCAACGCCTACTTCGTCGCCGCCGAGTTCGCAGTGATCTCGGCCCGCCGCTCGCAGATCGAGCCCCGCGCCGAGGCCGGGTCGAAGGCCGCGCAGATGACCCTGTGGGCGATGGAGCACGCCACGCGCATGCTCGCCACCACCCAGCTCGGCATCACGGTCTGCTCGCTGCTCATCCTCAACGTGTCCGAGCCCGCGATCCACCACCTGCTCGAGGTCCCGCTCGGCCTGACCGGGTGGAGCGTCGAGGTCATCGGCATCGTCGCGTTCGTGTTCACGCTGCTGCTCGTGTCGTTCCTGCACGTGGTGTTCGGCGAGATGGTCCCGAAGAACATCTCGTTCTCGATGCCGGACCGCGCCGCACTCGTGCTCGTGCCGACGCTCTGGTACATCGGCCACGGTCTGCACTGGGTCGTCGTCGGGCTCAACTCGGTCGCGAACGGCGTGCTGCGGCTCTTCAAGGTCGAGCCGAAGGACGAGGCCGTCAGCGCCTTCACCGTCGAGGAGGTGCAGACCATCGTCGAGCAGTCCCGCCGCGAGGGGACGCTCACCGACGACGGCAAGCTCGCGATGGCGTTCGAGTTCACCGAGAAGAAGGTCAAGGACGTCGCCGTCCCGATGGCCGAACTCGTGACGCTGCCCGACACCGCCACCCCCGAGGACGTCGAGCGGGCCGTCGCCCAGCGCGGCTTCTCGCGGTACGTGCTCGTCGGCGACGACGGCGACCCGACGGGCTACGTGCACGTCAAGGACGTCATCGACCTGCGGCCCGACGAGTTCGACGTGCCGGTGCCGCCGAAGCGGATCCGGCAGCTCATCTCGCTCTACACCGAGATGGACCTCGAGGACGCGCTCGCGACCATGCGTGCCGCCGGGCGCCACGTCGCGCGGGCGTTCGACGCGGACGGACGCACGACGGGCGTGCTGTTCCTCGAGGACATCCTCGAGGAGCTCGTCGGCACCGTCGAGGACGCGACCCGACGGCGGTAG
- a CDS encoding GuaB1 family IMP dehydrogenase-related protein, with amino-acid sequence MRFYETRPTHDLTYSDVFLVPSRSGVTSRFDVDLATTDGTGATIPIVSANMNSVTGPRLAATLARRGGLGVLPQDMHLQDLDAAIRWVKDQPVDFDTAYDMGADTTVAEALGQLLPVAGRGVVVRDASGEYLGCVPATRLGTAGPDATLGDLLHGPSTAIDAEDAGTPRHVYDVLSAAEVEFAPVVRHGHVVGTTSQTSAIRSDIYAPAVDGDGRLRVAAAVGINGDVAAKAKALAAAGVDVLVLDTAHGHQEGMLRALRTVSALGLGLPIVAGNVVTADAVAHLVDAGATIIKVGVGPGAMCTTRMMTAVGRPQFSAVLETAAAARSLGAHVWADGGVRYPRDVALALAAGASSVMIGSWFAGTLEAPGVLRRDAAGKAYKESWGMASAKAVRERFERLDPYERARKALFAEGISSSTIYLDPERPSVEDLLDMITTGIRSSATYAGASSLAEFSERALVGIQSAAGYEEGKPLPVSW; translated from the coding sequence ATGAGGTTCTACGAGACGCGGCCGACCCACGACCTGACCTACTCCGACGTCTTCCTCGTCCCGAGCCGCTCCGGCGTGACGAGCCGCTTCGACGTGGACCTGGCGACGACCGACGGCACCGGTGCCACGATCCCGATCGTCAGCGCGAACATGAACTCGGTGACCGGCCCGCGCCTCGCCGCGACCCTCGCCCGACGCGGCGGCCTCGGCGTGCTGCCGCAGGACATGCACCTGCAGGACCTCGACGCCGCGATCCGCTGGGTCAAGGACCAGCCGGTCGACTTCGACACCGCGTACGACATGGGCGCCGACACCACGGTCGCCGAGGCGCTCGGGCAGCTCCTGCCGGTCGCCGGGCGCGGGGTCGTCGTCCGCGACGCCTCGGGGGAGTACCTCGGCTGCGTGCCGGCCACGCGACTCGGCACCGCCGGCCCGGACGCCACGCTCGGCGACCTGCTGCACGGCCCCTCCACCGCGATCGACGCCGAGGACGCCGGGACGCCGCGGCACGTGTACGACGTGCTCAGCGCCGCCGAGGTCGAGTTCGCCCCCGTCGTCCGGCACGGCCACGTCGTCGGCACCACCAGCCAGACGAGCGCCATCCGCTCCGACATCTACGCGCCCGCCGTCGACGGGGACGGCCGCCTGCGGGTCGCCGCGGCCGTCGGCATCAACGGCGACGTCGCCGCGAAGGCGAAGGCCCTCGCGGCCGCGGGCGTCGACGTCCTCGTGCTCGACACCGCGCACGGTCACCAGGAGGGCATGCTCCGTGCGCTCCGGACGGTGTCCGCGCTCGGCCTCGGGCTGCCGATCGTCGCCGGCAACGTCGTCACCGCCGACGCCGTCGCGCACCTCGTCGACGCGGGTGCGACGATCATCAAGGTCGGCGTCGGCCCCGGTGCGATGTGCACGACCCGCATGATGACCGCGGTCGGTCGCCCGCAGTTCTCCGCCGTGCTCGAGACCGCCGCGGCGGCCAGGTCCCTCGGTGCCCACGTCTGGGCCGACGGCGGCGTCCGGTACCCCCGTGACGTCGCGCTGGCCCTCGCCGCCGGCGCGTCGAGCGTCATGATCGGCTCGTGGTTCGCCGGCACGCTCGAGGCACCAGGGGTGCTGCGCCGCGACGCCGCGGGCAAGGCGTACAAGGAGAGCTGGGGGATGGCCTCGGCCAAGGCGGTGCGCGAGCGCTTCGAGCGGCTCGACCCGTACGAGCGGGCGCGCAAGGCGCTCTTCGCCGAGGGCATCTCGTCGTCGACGATCTACCTCGACCCGGAGCGCCCGAGCGTCGAGGACCTGCTCGACATGATCACCACCGGCATCCGCAGCTCGGCGACGTACGCGGGGGCGTCCTCGCTCGCCGAGTTCTCGGAGCGGGCGCTCGTCGGCATCCAGTCCGCCGCCGGCTACGAGGAGGGCAAGCCGCTGCCGGTCAGCTGGTAG
- a CDS encoding multifunctional oxoglutarate decarboxylase/oxoglutarate dehydrogenase thiamine pyrophosphate-binding subunit/dihydrolipoyllysine-residue succinyltransferase subunit, whose amino-acid sequence MSSHLTGTDETAGEFGANEWLVDELYEQFVADKESVDKSWWPVLESYHRSQGAPAAPTATATSTAAPTPAPTASAAPAPAQSGDAQGEARSGGPIQAKTTSRQPTPQPIPAEANDATDEHDETHEDVATPLRGMAKTLASNMDASLTVPTATSVRTIPAKLMIDNRIVINNHLRRARGGKISFTHLIGWAMVEALKDFPSQNVSYEERDGKPFVVQPAHVNLGIAIDVPKKDGTRSLLVPSIKRAETLTFGQFLSAYEDLVKRARDNKLTPADFQGTTISLTNPGGIGTVHSVPRLTKGQGCIIGAGALEYPAQFQGSATKTLVELGVGKTITLTSTYDHRVIQGAGSGEYLKKVHERLIGEHGFYEGIFSALRIPYKPIQWANDINVDLAHRVNKTSRVQELINSFRVRGHLMADIDPLEYRQRTHPDLEIENHGLTFWDLDREFVTGGLAGTTNAPLRDVLGILRDAYCRTVGIEYMHIQDPEQRRWVQEHIEVPYSKPSKEEQLRVLGKLNEAEAFETFLQTKYVGQKRFSLEGGESTIAFLDTLIQHAAGAGLDEVAIGMAHRGRLNVLTNIAGKTYGQIFREFEGSSLPGSVSGQGSGDVKYHVGTEGLFRASDGSSIPVTIAANPSHLEAVDGVLEGIVRAKQDRTPPGTFGVLPVLVHGDAAMAGQGVVVETLQMSQLRGYRTGGTVHLVINNQVGFTTPPESARSSVYSTDVAKTIQAPIFHVNGDDPEAVARVAELAFAYREEFHRDVVIDLVCYRRRGHNEGDDPSMTQPLMYNLIEAKRSVRTLYTEALVGRGDITQEEYDEAHRDFQDRLERAFAETHEAQTGTMPVVTADDAGAVDGLERPTAQRDDTEVEVHDTAISEDLVRAIGDAHSNPPAGFQVHPKLQQLLTKRTEMTRSGGVDWAMAELMAIGSVLTEGKPVRLVGQDARRGTFVQRQAVFHDRTNGQEWLPLANVTEDQARLYIYDSLLSEYAAMAFEYGYSVERPEALVLWEAQFGDFANGAQTVIDEFISSAEQKWGQRSGLVLLLPHGYEGQGPDHSSARIERYLQLCAEDNMVVARPSTPASWFHLLRRQAWERPQRPLVVFTPKAMLRLRQATSPVEAFTSGTFLPVIDDDRVTDKGAVRRVVLHSGKVHHDLRTELDKQDRSDVALVRLEQLAPLPLDELLSVLAGYPGAEVVWAQEEPENQGAWPYVCMNLSPHLAGRPLSVASRPASAAPATGSSKRSAQEAAEVIRTALGS is encoded by the coding sequence GTGTCGAGCCATCTGACGGGAACCGACGAGACCGCGGGCGAATTCGGTGCGAACGAGTGGCTCGTCGACGAGCTGTACGAGCAGTTCGTCGCCGACAAGGAGTCGGTGGACAAGTCCTGGTGGCCCGTCCTCGAGAGCTACCACCGCTCGCAGGGCGCCCCCGCCGCGCCGACCGCGACCGCCACCTCGACCGCGGCCCCCACGCCGGCACCGACCGCCTCGGCCGCACCCGCACCCGCGCAGTCGGGTGACGCCCAGGGCGAGGCACGCTCCGGCGGCCCCATCCAGGCGAAGACGACCTCGCGCCAGCCGACGCCGCAGCCGATCCCGGCCGAGGCGAACGACGCGACCGACGAGCACGACGAGACCCACGAGGACGTCGCCACCCCGCTCCGCGGCATGGCGAAGACCCTGGCCTCGAACATGGACGCGTCGCTGACCGTCCCGACCGCGACGAGCGTCCGCACGATCCCGGCGAAGCTGATGATCGACAACCGCATCGTCATCAACAACCACCTGCGCCGTGCCCGCGGCGGCAAGATCTCCTTCACGCACCTCATCGGGTGGGCGATGGTCGAGGCGCTCAAGGACTTCCCGAGCCAGAACGTCTCCTACGAGGAGCGCGACGGCAAGCCCTTCGTGGTCCAGCCCGCGCACGTCAACCTCGGCATCGCGATCGACGTCCCGAAGAAGGACGGCACCCGCTCCCTCCTCGTCCCGAGCATCAAGCGCGCCGAGACGCTGACGTTCGGCCAGTTCCTCAGCGCCTACGAGGACCTCGTCAAGCGCGCCCGCGACAACAAGCTCACCCCGGCCGACTTCCAGGGCACCACGATCTCGCTGACGAACCCGGGCGGCATCGGCACGGTGCACTCGGTCCCGCGCCTGACCAAGGGCCAGGGCTGCATCATCGGCGCCGGTGCGCTCGAGTACCCGGCGCAGTTCCAGGGCTCCGCGACGAAGACGCTCGTCGAGCTCGGCGTCGGCAAGACCATCACGCTGACGAGCACCTACGACCACCGCGTGATCCAGGGCGCCGGGTCGGGCGAGTACCTCAAGAAGGTGCACGAGCGGCTCATCGGCGAGCACGGCTTCTACGAGGGCATCTTCTCGGCGCTCCGGATCCCGTACAAGCCGATCCAGTGGGCCAACGACATCAACGTCGACCTCGCACACCGGGTGAACAAGACCTCGCGCGTGCAGGAGCTCATCAACAGCTTCCGTGTCCGCGGGCACCTCATGGCGGACATCGACCCGCTCGAGTACCGGCAGCGCACGCACCCCGACCTCGAGATCGAGAACCACGGGCTGACGTTCTGGGACCTCGACCGCGAGTTCGTGACGGGCGGCCTCGCCGGCACCACGAACGCGCCGCTCCGCGACGTGCTCGGCATCCTCCGCGACGCCTACTGCCGCACGGTGGGCATCGAGTACATGCACATCCAGGACCCGGAGCAGCGCCGCTGGGTGCAGGAGCACATCGAGGTCCCGTACTCGAAGCCCTCGAAGGAGGAGCAGCTCCGGGTGCTCGGCAAGCTCAACGAGGCCGAGGCGTTCGAGACGTTCCTGCAGACCAAGTACGTCGGCCAGAAGCGCTTCTCGCTCGAGGGCGGCGAGTCCACCATCGCCTTCCTCGACACGCTCATCCAGCACGCCGCAGGCGCCGGCCTCGACGAGGTCGCGATCGGCATGGCCCACCGCGGTCGCCTCAACGTGCTGACGAACATCGCCGGCAAGACGTACGGGCAGATCTTCCGCGAGTTCGAGGGCTCGTCCCTCCCGGGCTCGGTGTCCGGCCAGGGCTCGGGCGACGTGAAGTACCACGTCGGCACCGAGGGCCTGTTCCGCGCGTCCGACGGGTCGAGCATCCCGGTGACGATCGCCGCGAACCCCTCCCACCTCGAGGCCGTCGACGGCGTGCTCGAGGGCATCGTGCGCGCCAAGCAGGACCGCACCCCGCCCGGCACCTTCGGCGTGCTGCCCGTGCTCGTGCACGGCGACGCGGCGATGGCCGGCCAGGGCGTCGTGGTCGAGACGCTGCAGATGTCGCAGCTCCGCGGCTACCGCACCGGCGGCACCGTCCACCTCGTCATCAACAACCAGGTCGGCTTCACCACCCCGCCGGAGTCGGCACGCAGCTCGGTGTACTCGACCGACGTCGCGAAGACGATCCAGGCGCCGATCTTCCACGTGAACGGCGACGACCCCGAGGCCGTGGCGCGCGTCGCCGAGCTCGCCTTCGCGTACCGCGAGGAGTTCCACCGCGACGTCGTCATCGACCTCGTCTGCTACCGCCGCCGCGGGCACAACGAGGGCGACGACCCCTCGATGACGCAGCCGCTCATGTACAACCTGATCGAGGCGAAGCGCTCCGTCCGCACGCTGTACACCGAGGCCCTCGTCGGTCGCGGCGACATCACGCAGGAGGAGTACGACGAGGCGCACCGCGACTTCCAGGACCGCCTGGAGCGCGCGTTCGCCGAGACGCACGAGGCCCAGACCGGCACCATGCCCGTCGTGACGGCCGACGACGCCGGGGCCGTGGACGGTCTCGAGCGTCCGACCGCGCAGCGGGACGACACCGAGGTCGAGGTGCACGACACCGCGATCAGCGAGGACCTCGTCCGGGCGATCGGCGACGCGCACAGCAACCCGCCCGCGGGCTTCCAGGTGCACCCGAAGCTGCAGCAGCTCCTCACCAAGCGCACCGAGATGACCCGCTCCGGCGGCGTCGACTGGGCGATGGCGGAGCTCATGGCCATCGGGTCGGTCCTCACCGAGGGCAAGCCGGTCCGCCTGGTCGGACAGGACGCCCGCCGCGGCACGTTCGTGCAGCGCCAGGCGGTGTTCCACGACCGGACGAACGGCCAGGAGTGGCTGCCGCTCGCGAACGTCACCGAGGACCAGGCGCGCCTGTACATCTACGACTCGCTGCTGAGCGAGTACGCGGCGATGGCGTTCGAGTACGGCTACTCGGTCGAGCGTCCCGAGGCGCTCGTGCTCTGGGAGGCGCAGTTCGGCGACTTCGCGAACGGCGCCCAGACGGTCATCGACGAGTTCATCTCGTCCGCCGAGCAGAAGTGGGGCCAGCGCTCCGGCCTGGTGCTCCTGCTCCCGCACGGCTACGAGGGCCAGGGACCGGACCACTCCTCGGCGCGCATCGAGCGGTACCTGCAGCTCTGCGCCGAGGACAACATGGTCGTCGCCCGCCCGTCGACCCCGGCGTCCTGGTTCCACCTGCTCCGTCGCCAGGCGTGGGAGCGCCCGCAGCGCCCGCTCGTGGTGTTCACGCCGAAGGCGATGCTGCGCCTGCGCCAGGCCACGAGCCCGGTCGAGGCGTTCACCAGCGGCACGTTCCTCCCGGTCATCGACGACGACCGCGTGACCGACAAGGGAGCCGTGCGCCGCGTCGTCCTGCATTCGGGCAAGGTGCACCACGACCTCCGCACCGAGCTCGACAAGCAGGACCGGTCCGACGTGGCCCTGGTGCGGCTCGAGCAGCTCGCCCCGCTCCCCCTCGACGAGCTGCTGTCCGTGCTCGCCGGCTACCCGGGCGCCGAGGTCGTCTGGGCCCAGGAGGAGCCCGAGAACCAGGGCGCGTGGCCGTACGTGTGCATGAACCTGTCGCCGCACCTGGCCGGCCGTCCGCTGTCGGTCGCGTCGCGTCCCGCGAGCGCCGCGCCCGCGACCGGGTCGTCGAAGCGGTCTGCGCAGGAGGCCGCCGAGGTCATCCGTACGGCCCTGGGGTCGTGA
- a CDS encoding GNAT family N-acetyltransferase: MTRAAESTATWTDADVRDVTALVRLLGHVVDEPAMRGRLERLTPEAGHRTWLVRDEDGRAVAVAGAQLTWSYASDEPTAQLLLLVVDPSDRRRGTGSALLDTFETWAREQGARRLSAVSAAATDSAHRFYQKRGYHEAGVRYTKLA, translated from the coding sequence ATGACCCGTGCCGCAGAGTCGACCGCCACCTGGACCGACGCCGACGTCCGCGACGTCACAGCGCTCGTCCGACTGCTCGGTCACGTCGTCGACGAGCCCGCGATGCGCGGACGGCTGGAACGGCTCACGCCTGAGGCCGGCCACCGCACGTGGCTGGTCCGCGACGAGGACGGCCGTGCGGTCGCCGTCGCGGGCGCGCAGTTGACGTGGTCCTACGCGAGCGACGAGCCGACGGCGCAGCTGCTGCTGCTCGTCGTCGACCCGTCGGACAGGAGGCGCGGCACCGGTTCCGCGCTCCTCGACACGTTCGAGACGTGGGCGCGTGAGCAGGGGGCGCGTCGCCTCAGCGCCGTGTCGGCCGCGGCCACGGACAGCGCGCACCGGTTCTACCAGAAGCGCGGCTACCACGAGGCCGGGGTCCGGTACACGAAGCTCGCCTGA
- a CDS encoding alpha-ketoglutarate decarboxylase — protein MSGCDCSKAKAELEELLHDELCREDAADIREHMANCEDCTSEHRVGVVLMETVKRACAETAPEQLRSEILARIRVEQATH, from the coding sequence ATGAGCGGCTGCGACTGCTCGAAGGCGAAGGCCGAGCTCGAGGAACTCCTGCACGACGAGCTCTGCCGTGAGGACGCCGCGGACATCCGCGAGCACATGGCGAACTGCGAGGACTGCACGAGCGAGCACCGCGTCGGCGTCGTCCTCATGGAGACGGTGAAGCGCGCGTGCGCCGAGACCGCCCCGGAGCAGCTGCGCTCCGAGATCCTGGCGCGCATCCGCGTGGAGCAGGCGACGCACTGA
- a CDS encoding sigma-70 family RNA polymerase sigma factor: protein MTTDEPQAAPHDLVEATEEQLDAVSEERDALDEDGDASSADADLSGDADDLSGDADLTGDDDLHQDADEPEPADEKTVSEQELRALFEDQALPFMDQLYGAAMRMTRNPADASDLVQETFVKAYAAFRQFRQGTNLKAWLYRILTNTFINTYRKNQRNPYQGTIDELEDWQLGGAESVTQSVSARSAEADAIDHLPSSAVKDALQSIPEDFRMAVYFADVEGFSYQEIADIMKTPVGTVMSRLHRGRRLLRGLLADHARETGIVPDAASTATMRGRGRGATTKKAAATAGRTDGKDAR, encoded by the coding sequence ATGACGACCGACGAACCGCAGGCAGCACCGCACGACCTGGTCGAGGCGACCGAGGAGCAGCTCGACGCGGTGTCCGAGGAGCGGGACGCGCTCGACGAGGACGGCGACGCGTCGTCCGCTGACGCAGACCTGTCCGGTGACGCGGACGACCTGTCCGGCGACGCAGACCTGACCGGCGACGACGACCTGCACCAGGACGCCGACGAGCCCGAGCCGGCCGACGAGAAGACCGTCTCCGAGCAGGAGCTGCGCGCCCTGTTCGAGGACCAGGCGCTGCCGTTCATGGACCAGCTGTACGGCGCCGCGATGCGCATGACCCGCAACCCGGCGGACGCGTCCGACCTGGTGCAGGAGACCTTCGTCAAGGCGTACGCCGCCTTCCGGCAGTTCCGCCAGGGCACGAACCTCAAGGCGTGGCTCTACCGGATCCTGACGAACACGTTCATCAACACGTACCGCAAGAACCAGCGGAACCCCTACCAGGGCACGATCGACGAGCTCGAGGACTGGCAGCTCGGCGGCGCCGAGAGCGTCACCCAGTCGGTCTCGGCCCGTTCCGCCGAGGCGGACGCGATCGACCACCTGCCGTCCTCCGCCGTGAAGGACGCGCTCCAGTCGATCCCCGAGGACTTCCGGATGGCCGTGTACTTCGCGGACGTCGAGGGGTTCTCGTACCAGGAGATCGCCGACATCATGAAGACCCCGGTCGGGACGGTCATGAGTCGGCTCCACCGTGGCCGCCGGCTCCTCCGTGGGCTCCTGGCCGACCACGCCCGCGAGACCGGTATCGTCCCGGACGCAGCGTCGACGGCGACGATGCGTGGACGGGGTCGCGGTGCCACGACGAAGAAGGCTGCTGCGACCGCTGGTCGCACGGACGGGAAGGACGCACGATGA